One part of the Hippoglossus hippoglossus isolate fHipHip1 chromosome 11, fHipHip1.pri, whole genome shotgun sequence genome encodes these proteins:
- the LOC117770241 gene encoding XK-related protein 8-like, whose amino-acid sequence MTLLSDQPFTQINDTQAVFKYKPVDFLFTCLGLVFLVLDIVLDILAVVSFYQEEEYVSLGVLLLFLLGSSVLGQLYSWLWYSYGDFSRDTKVERCLSLWQLHLLHVLQLGIYFRHAGVVEVSVHSFFTKTQDPENVAVFLSHDLSMLRLFEAFSESSPQLVLMLTIILQRGQLDPVTVLKAIGSAAAIAISVTMYHRSLRSFLPDKMDQRLISSVVYFIWNLLCIASRVVALALFASVLPCFIFSHFFCSWLVLFFFVWRSKTSFMDTPGAEWLYRATVGLIWYFNWFNVAEGSTRTRMLLYHGYKLADISLLCGLWCWKITTEPSHGGITLSYALITAVSVVLVYGLGLLFTIIYYKRYHPNLDREQMTGVTAGMTQNGDEAAVGKSPSGDEVDFMLKDTVSGASYDDIPQNLTLKGLLVTDVTDRSAPSPPPPRSVGRCNNRMRKMAENFYS is encoded by the exons ATGACGCTGCTCTCAGATCAGCCGTTTACACAGATAAACGACACCCAGgctgtgtttaaatataaaccCGTGGACTTCCTCTTCACTTGTCTGGGTCTGGTATTCCTGGTGCTCGACATTGTTCTGGATATCCTTGCAGTTGTGAGTTTTTACCAGGAAGAGGAGTACGTGAGCCTCGGcgtcctgctgctgttcctgctgGGCTCCTCTGTGCTCGGCCAGCTCTACAGTTGGCTGTGGTACAGCTACGGGGACTTTAGCAGGGACACCAAGGTGGAGAGATGCCTGAGTCTGTGGCAGCTCCACCTTCTTCATGTGCTCCAGCTGGGAATCTACTTCAG GCATGCAGGCGTCGTGGAGGTTTCTGTCCACAGCTTCTTCACAAAGACCCAGGACCCCGAGAATGTCGCGGTGTTCCTGAGCCACGACCTCAGCATGCTGCGGCTCTTTGAGGCGTTTTCGGAGAGCAGCCCTCAGCTCGTGCTCATGCTCACCATCATTCTGCAGCGGGGTCAGCTGGACCCGGTGACAG tgcTGAAGGCCATCGGCTCAGCCGCAGCCATCGCCATCAGTGTGACCATGTACCACCGCTCCCTGCGCTCCTTCCTGCCCGACAAGATGGACCAGCGGCTGATCTCCTCAGTGGTCTACTTCATCTGGAACCTGCTCTGCATCGCGTCTCGCGTCGTCGCCCTCGCCCTCTTCGCCTCTGTGCTGCCCTGCTTCATCTTCAGCCACTTCTTTTGCTCCTGGCTGGTTTTATTCTTCTTCGTCTGGAGATCCAAGACCAGCTTCATGGATACCCCCGGTGCAGAATGGCTTTACCGAGCCACTGTGGGCCTCATTTGGTATTTCAACTGGTTTAATGTGGCGGAGGGGAGCACCAGGACCAGGATGCTGCTCTACCACGGGTACAAACTGGCGGATATTTCCCTCCTCTGCGGCCTGTGGTGCTGGAAGATAACCACAGAACCATCTCATGGTGGAATAACCCTCTCTTATGCTCTAATCACTGCTGTCAGTGTCGTGTTGGTTTACGGCCTTGGCCTcttatttacaataatatattACAAGCGCTATCACCCAAACCTCGACAGAGAGCAGATGACAGGTGTCACGGCTGGGATGACCCAAAATGGAGATGAGGCAGCTGTGGGTAAATCACCTTCTGGTGACGAGGTGGACTTTATGCTGAAGGACACGGTCTCAGGTGCTTCATATGACGACATTCCTCAGAACCTCACCTTGAAGGGGTTATTAGTTACAGACGTTACAGATCGCAGCGCGCCCAGCCCACCACCACCGCGGAGCGTTGGCCGCTGCAATAACAGAATGAGGAAGATGGCGGAGAACTTCTACTCCTGA
- the LOC117770244 gene encoding XK-related protein 8-like has translation MERSAFSKYSWIDFVFSVIGVCTFLVDWGSDVWVATEFYCRGDLLWFALLVGLMVLSSVVVQMFSWFWFMYDRELPGFSGRPGAGTVLFGDRVKLSCLLHVLQLGFLCRHISAIRQGFRVWWRKEEGSEYAVYLTHDLSMLRLIETFCESAPQLTLMIYVMLRTNKARTVQFVSIAASTTSIAWMVVDYHRSLRSFLPDKAKQGWGSSLIYFLWNLLLIAPRVAALALFASVLPGYIGVHFLILWFVFVLWVWRQRTYFMDSVGGEWLYRATVGLIWYFSWFNVADGRTRGRSLVYHSFITTDAGILLVTWWCYRDPVQTESYALALIITLPLIYLLGLLFKTLYYCCFHPKLWRPPMRDPGLPDDLPDAEVSFKDISIQDGTLSSQLLNKRMAGHASNFYSKQKDVGQTDKTSKAESPRL, from the exons ATGGAGCGCTCCGCTTTCTCGAAATACTCCTGGATCGACTTCGTCTTCTCGGTGATCGGAGTGTGCACCTTCCTGGTGGACTGGGGATCGGACGTGTGGGTGGCCACCGAGTTTTACTGCCGCGGGGACCTGCTGTGGTTCGCGCTGCTGGTCGGCCTCATGGTCCTGTCCTCGGTCGTGGTCCAGATGTTCAGCTGGTTCTGGTTCATGTACGACCGGGAGCTGCCCGGGTTCAGCGGGCGGCCCGGAGCGGGGACCGTGCTGTTCGGGGACCGGGTGAAGCTCTCCTGCCTGCTACATGTGCTGCAGCTCGGCTTCCTCTGCAG GCACATCTCCGCCATACGTCAAGGCTTCAGGGTTTGGTGGCGGAAAGAGGAAGGCTCCGAGTACGCCGTGTACCTGACACATGACCTCAGCATGCTGCGACTCATCGAGACGTTCTGTGAGAGCGCGCCCCAGCTCACCCTCATGATCTATGTCATGCTGCGCACCAACAAGGCCAGGACTGTTCAGT ttgtGAGCATTGCTGCATCAACCACCTCCATCGCCTGGATGGTGGTGGACTACCACCGCTCCCTGCGCTCCTTCCTCCCAGACAAAGCCAAGCAGGGCTGGGGATCCTCCTTGATCTACTTCCTGTGGAATCTGCTGCTAATCGCCCCCCGTGTGGCAGCGCTCGCTCTGTTTGCCTCAGTCCTGCCCGGGTACATCGGCGTCCACTTTCTCATCCTgtggtttgtctttgtgttgtggGTGTGGCGGCAGAGGACGTACTTCATGGACAGTGTGGGTGGCGAGTGGCTCTACCGGGCCACCGTAGGACTCATTTGGTACTTCAGCTGGTTCAATGTAGCAGATGGTCGGACCCGAGGCCGGAGCCTCGTCTACCATTCCTTCATTACCACTGATGCAGGAATCCTGCTGGTGACCTGGTGGTGCTACAGAGACCCTGTCCAGACGGAGTCTTACGCCCTGGCTCTGATCATCACTCTACCTCTCATCTACCTCCTGGGACTGCTCTTCAAAACCCTCTACTACTGCTGCTTCCACCCCAAACTGTGGAGGCCCCCGATGAGGGACCCCGGGCTGCCCGATGATCTGCCTGATGCCGAAGTGTCCTTCAAAGACATTTCCATCCAGGACGGCACGCTGTCCTCCCAGCTGCTCAACAAACGGATGGCCGGCCACGCTTCAAATTTTTACTCGAAGCAGAAAGACGTtggacagacggacaaaacCAGTAAAGCAGAATCCCCGCGTCTATGa